The window TTCCCTGGACCGCGCGGGCCGCGACCAGCAGCCCGTCGTTCGGGGCGAGGCCGCACATCAACGACGACAGGGCGAACAACACGAGCCCGACGACGTAGGCGCGGCGGTGCCCGACGATGTCCGCGACCGAGCCGGCGCCAAGCACCAGCGCGGCCAGTGCGAGCGCGTAGGCGTCGATGACCCATTGCAGCGCTCCGAAGGATGCGTGCAGATCGTCGACCATGCTCGGCAGCGCGACGTTCACGATGGTGACGTCGATCAGCAGCATGAACGTGCCCAGGCAGACGGTCAGCAGTGGCAGCCACTTGCGCATCGTGATACCTGCGATTCTGGCGAGACAGTGGTACGCGGTTGGGCCCCTCGTGGGCGGCTCGGTCCCCCAGCATGCTCCACGGGTCCGACAAGTCGGCCGTTCCGGGCGGCGGGCCGGGCGGCTGTTCCGGGCACCGTCCGGGGCGGCCGGTCCAGGCCTCCCGAGACCGCGCGGTCGACGGAGGACCGCCGAGTCCCGGGCGTCAGTGCGCGGATTTCCCCAGATAGGCGCACCTAAGCAGCCCGAACGGGCCGTCCTGGCGGGCCTGTGTGGATCTTTGGTCCGTCAGCCGACGACTCGCAGCCAGAGCCAGGAGGCGGTTGGCAGGGAAGCGGCCTGGATGGGCTCGAGCTTGACGGTGGCACCGCCGGGGTGGGCGAACAGCCGGGTGCCATCGCCGAGGAGGATCGGGGCGACGAAGACGAGGATCTCGTCGACGTGGCCGGCCTCGAGACACTGACGGGCGACGTCGGCGCCCAGGACGTTGACGTAGCCGTCGCCGGCCGCCTCCTTGGCCGCGGCCACGGCGCGACCGAGATCGTCGACGAAGGTGACACCCGGGACCGGGGTGGCCGGGGGGCGGTGAGTGAGCACGACCTGCGGCCCCTGCCAGGCGCCCTGGAAGGCGCCTTCCTTGTCGGTGCCGCGGTTCGGGTCGTCGCCGTCGAACGTGCGCCGGCCGGCGAGGATCACCTTGATCCTGCTGACCAGGTCGTCGATGAACGGATCCTCGACGAGGAACTCCGCCAGCCACGACATGTCGCCACCAGGCCCCGCGATGAAACCGTCCAGCGACATCGTGGCCGAGTACAGCACCTTCGCCATGATCCACCTCCGTCGACAACCGCTTTGCCGACAGAATCCGGCCCAACCGGACGCCGCCGCCTCCAGTATCGAAGGCTACGGCACCGCGGAACTCTGAATTCGCCGTATATCTCATCGTCGTCGCCTTGGTTCTTTCTTCTCCGCGCGGTCCCGCTCGGGCCGTGCAGTCGGGGATAGTTGTGCACCACCCCTTTCGGGGCCTGTGAGAGGCCCACTACTCTGCGCCCCCGCAGACATATGAGAACTCACCTTTGCGCCCCACTCGTCCAGGGCGGCGGCGCGACACGAGAGGATTCATGTCCACCTCGGCGTCATCTGAGGACGATGTCAGCCCGACGCTGTTCGCCCGGCTGCTGTCGGAGGCGGGCCTGTCGGACACCCGTTTCGCCCGCCAGGTCAATCTCCGTGCCCGTCGCCAGCGACGGGTGGAGCTCGGGCTGTCGCGTTCGACGGTCGGGCACTGGCGGCGCGGAATGCGCCCCCGCAATCCCATGGTCGCCGAGCTGGCGGCCGCCGAGATTTCCGCGGCGATGGGCTACCCGATCACACCCGCAGATTTCGGCTGGCGAGGCGAACAGCGCACACGTCACGATCTCGAGCTGAGCATCGCCGGCTCGCCACAGGAGACCCTCGGTATCCTCGCCGGGCTGTCTGGCCGGGACGTCCATCGGGGCGGCCTGTTACCCGAGATCCCGGCGTTCACGGCCACCGCGTTCGCGCAGCCAGCGCTGTCGAGTCTCACCGGGATCGTCGCCCGCGTCGAGCAGGCGTCGCCCTCCTCTCCTGACCGAGGCCAGGATCCCTTGGACCGAGGCCAGGACCGGGCTCGAGATTCCGGCGATCCCACGACCAGCGCGGCCATGATCAGAGAGGTGACCGCGTCCTTCCGAAAGCTGGACGCCCGGCTGGGCAGCCGGGAAATCCGTTCCCACGCTGTGACCTTCCTGCACGACCGTCTCCGGGCCGTGAAGAACGGGCCGACGAGCGCCGATCTGTGCGGCGCCTTCGGTGACCTCGCCCAGTTCAGCGGATGGTTGTCCCAGGAGTGTGAGCACCAAGCGCTGGCGCAGCGCTACTACATCCAGGCGCTCGGCCTCGCCGAACATGCGGGCGACGCGATGCTGGCCGGACGGGTGCTGGCGGCGATGAGCGACCAGACCGCCTGGCTCGGGCACCCGCGGCAGAGCCTCGCCTTGGCGATCACCGCGCTCGATCGCGCCGGGCCGGCGGCCACGCCGCTGGTGGCGGCTATGTTGCACGACAAGCACGCTTGGGCGTTGGCCCGGACGGGTGACGAAGGTGGCTGCATGGCCGCCCTGCGGGAGCTGGAAAAGGCTGTCAGCCGTGCGACGCCCGGCGACGGGCCGGTGTGGGCCAGCCACTACAACGCCGGTGACGTGGCCGAATGCCAGGGCCATTGTCTCAGGCTGCTCGGACGACCGGCGCAGGCCGAGCGGTCGCTCGTGGAATCCAGGGCGTTACAGGACCCGGCGCGTGTCCGTAGCCGTGCCTATGGTGAGGCCGATCTGGCGCTGGCATTCCTGCAACGGCCGGCGCCGGACCTGGAGGGCGCGCTGGAGGCCGCCTACCACGCCGTCACGCTGGCGTCTGGCCTCTCCTCGGCCCGCATCACCGCGAAGCTGCGGGAGCTGGACAACGCGTTCGCCGAACACCGGACGTTGGCCACCCAGAGATGGCGGCGCGCGGCGGCGCCTTTGTTGGCGGGCGGTCGGCACCGGCAAGCGGCGAAACCGGTGCCTGCCGGTGCCGACCTCAGTTCGACAGCACCAAAATGACGCGGCGTCCGAAGGCGGTGACTTGAGATCCGGAGTCGGAAGCGGAAGATCGCACATGGTGACCCGTTTCACCTACGGCGCATTTTGTCCGCGGCGAGGGAGGGGGACGAGGATGCGTTCAGGAATTTTTATCGGAACGTCCACCCCAGGTTGTTGCGTGACCTGCGAGCCCTCTCCGCCGATGACGCCGACGACGCCGAGATAACGGCGGCGGCGGCCAGGATGTGGCCACGGATCATCGGGTCCCTGGACACGTTCCGGGCGGACGCGCTCGGTGGCCTGGCCGCCCCGGCTCCGCCCGGCGAGCTTGCCGGCGAGAGCGCCGCGGTGCTCGCCTTCCGGGGATCCCGCCGCGCGGTCGTGCCGCTGTCCCGCGCGGCCGTGCCATCGCGCACATCCGTCGTGCGCAGGCTGGTCGCGGTCAAGACCGCGGCCGCCATCTCGCTCGCCGCCATTGGCGGTGTCGCGGCGGCGACCGGCGCCGTACCGGCCCCGTTCGGCGGCGACGGAACCCATGCGACCAGCACCCCGCCCGTCCGGTCGCCGGAACCGAACGCCTTAGCCGCCACCGGCGGACCGGGAATGCCTCCCGGGTACGGTCCAGGCGCTGGCACACCAGCCACCCCCCTGGGGGGCCCGGTCTGCAGCGCGTATGACGGCACCGCCAGGGGTGGTCCCTCCCCGATCGCCGCCGCCGGTGGCCCGCAGTACGTGAGCACCTCCTGCGCCGGGCTGGCCGGCCAGCAGCCGGAACCCACATCGCCCCCGGCCCCATCCGCGACGCCACGCAAGCACGGCAGCGACAGCGACAGCGACAGCCCAGGCCACCCGGCCGGCAAGCCCAGCGAGCTGCCTGGCACCCCCGGCAAGTCACCGGAGAAGCCCGATGCGGGTAAGCCTGGCCACGCGCCCGAGAATTCTGGCGGGGGTAAGCCCAGTCGGGCACCCGAAAACCCCGCCCCGGGCAAACCCAGCCAGGCACCCGAAAACGCCGCCCCAGGCAAACCCAGCCAGGCACCCGAAAACGCCGCCCCAGGCAAACCCAGCCAGGCACCCGAAAACGCCGCCCCAGGCAAACCCAGCCAGGCACCCGAAAACGCCGCCCCAGGCAAACCCAGCCAGCCGGGCGGCGGACCTGCGCAGTCTCCGGGCAGCCCCAACGCCGGCGCACCCGGCAGGCCGGACGGCGGACCGGATCAGGGCAAACCCAGCCAGCCCGCCAGCGTGGGGGGACCCTCCGACGATGGATCCCGCAACGGAGCCGGCGGTGGACCTGGCCAGGCGCCCAACAGCGGCCCGGACCGCAACCCGGGGAACTCGCTGGGGCGGTAGAAAGCCGACATCGGCGCCAAGGGCGTTGTCGACAACCGCTTCGCACCGGATGTCGGCGCGGCCCGCCGGCGCACCCGCCTCCATGAGACTGTTCGCCACGACTGAACTCATCGCACGTCCGGAGCGGGAACGGGCCAGCCGGCGGCCGGTCAGCCCTCAGCCGGTCGGTTGGGCGGTGCCGCCGAAGTAGCTCTCCTCGATGAGCTCGGGGTGGGCGGCCAGGTGAGCGGCGTCCTCATGGAGGGCGATGCGGCCGCGGTCCAGGACGTAGGCCCGGTCGGCGACCCGCAGCGCGAGCGAGACGTGCTGCTCGACGAGCAGCACCCCCAGGCCCGTCTCGTCCGCGACCCGGCGCAGCGCCGCGAGCAGCGGCGGCACGATGCCGGGCGCCAGGCCGAAGGAGAACTCGTCGACCAGCAGCAGCGCGGGCCGGCGGACCAGCGCGAGGGCGAGCGCGAGCTGCTGGCGCTCGCCGCCCGAGAGCGCGCCGGCCGGCCGGCCGAGCAGCGCGCGCAACGCCGGGAACAGGTCGAGAACGGCCGCGATCCGATCCCCGGCCCGCTGGGCGCCGATAGACGGGGTGGCATCGGCGGAGCGGGTGCGCTCGCCGTCGGAGGGGCCGACGCCGGCCGAAGCGCCAGTGCCCTTGGCGGGGCCGGCCGCGGCGTCGGGGACGGGCCAGCCCGCCCCGGCGGCGCCGCGCGGCGCGGGATGGCGGACGGCCAGCCGCAGGTTCTCCCGGACGGTCAGGGTCGGGACCGAGCCGTGTCCCTGCGGCACGACGGCGAGGCCTCGCCTGGCGAGTTTGTCGGGAGCCGCGCGCCGGGTGGGCGCGCCAAGCAGGGTCACCGTGCCGGCGACCGGGGGCAGCAACCCGGAGATCATGCGGATGAGCGTCGTCTTGCCGGCCCCGTTCGGGCCGAGCAGCGCGACGATCTCCCCGGGGCTGACGGTGAGCGAGACGTCGCGCACCACTGGTGCCCCGGCAGGGGCAGCGCCGCCCGCGATCGCGAGCACGCCGCGTCGCCGCCCGCCGTAGCGCCCGACGACCCGGTCGACGTCCAGCAGCACGGGCGGCAGCGCCCGCGCCGCGGCCGAGCCTGGCCTGGCGGGCGTGGTGTCACCGCTGGCCGCCGGCTGGCGGGGCCGCGGCGGGGCGGGCGTGTCCGCGCCGTCCGACCCGGTGCCGAGGTAGGCGGTCCGCACGGCGGGGTGCACCCGGACCCGCTCGGGCGGGCCCTGGGCGACCACCCGCCCGCCGTCGAGCACGACCACCTCGTCGCAGACGGAGAAGACGAGCTCGACGTCGTGGTCGATGAGTAGCACACCTATGCCGGCGGCGGCGAGCGCGCGCAGGCGGGTGGACAGGGTCGCTCGTCCCGGCGCGTCGAGGCCGGCGGCCGGCTCGTCGAGCAGCACCGCTCGCGGCCTGCCGGCGAGTGCCCGGCCGAACGCGAGCGCCGCGCGCTCGTCGTGGGTCAACGTGTCCGGCAGGCGGTTGGCCACGGCGGCGAGCTCGACCCCGCCGCGCCCCGCCCGGGCGATCCCGTCGGTGATCGCCGCGCCGATGGCCAGCGGCCCGGTGGCCGGGCCGATGGTGATCGGCCCGGTCGTGGCCGGGCCGACGGTGGCGGAGACCGCGGACGCCAGCTGTGAGGACGCGGCCGAGGAGGTCGGTCCGCCCGCGGCGGCACCGCCGGCGACGGCCAGGTTCTCGGAGACGGACAGGTCCTCGAACAGCTCCAACGACTGGAACGTGCGGGCCAGGCCGCGCCGGAACCGCTCGTGCGGCGGCAGCGACTCGATCCGGGCGCCGTCGAGCAGTATCGACCCGTCGGTGTCGGATCCAGGCACGAAGCCGGTGATCGCATCGATCAGGGTGGTCTTGCCGGCGCCGTTCGGGCCGATCAGGCCGATGATCGTGCCGGCCGGCACGACGAACGACACGTCGTCGACGACGGTCACACGCCCGTACCGGACGGTCAGGCCATCGACGGCGAGCCCGCGCTCGGGTGCCACCAGCGCGCCCATGTTCGGCAGCGATCCGCTCATCGGGCGTCTCCCTCCGGCGTCGCCCCACCGGTCACACCGGTCCCGGGCCGCCGATCGCCCGGCGCACTCGGCTCCCCCGCGGGGACCGCGGGGACCGCGCCGGCCGGCGGGTCCGGTCGTCTCAATGGACCCGTCCAGCTGCCCGGTCTCCGCGGGGCGGGGCCGCCGCGCGCCCCGCCCGACCGGGCGCCGCCGCGGCCGGCCCGGTGCGCACCGGCGACAGCGGGCGTCGCCGGGCGCCGGTAGGCGAGCCCCGCGGGCCGCAGCACCGCGAACACCACGACGGCGAGCCCGCAGATCAGCGACTGGTAGGTGCCCAGGCCGGCCACGTCGTCGAGCGCGGTGAACAGCAGCCCGCCCGGCACCAGCAGCCCGGCGGCCAGCGCGCCGGACACCGTCGTCACCCCGCCGACCGCGACGACGGCCAGGAAGAACAGCGACGCGGTGACGCCGAACGAGTCAAAGGAGAGTGTGCCCTGGCCGTAGCCGATGAGGCAGCCCCCCAGGCCGGCGATCCCGGCCGAGATCCCGAAGGCGAGGACCTTGGTGCGCCGGACGTCGACGCCGGCCGCCGACGCGGCGCGCTCGTTGGCCCGGACGGCGAGCATCTGCCGCCCGAACCGGGAGCCGCGCAGCCGGACGACGCCGTAGCAGCAGGCGGCCAGCACGACCAGCGACAGCAGCCCGTACTGCACGCGGGGGAAGCCCCGACCGGCGACACCGAAGTCAAGGCCGAACACCTTCGGCGCCGGCACCTTGGAACCGGCGAGCCCACCCGTGATGAGTGGGTTGGCGAACACCGCCTCCTGGATCGCGACGCCGGCGGCAAGCGTGATCACCGCGAGGTCGATGCCGCGTACCCGGCGGGCGACGAATCCCAGCAGCAGGCCGACGGCGGCGGCCACCGCCGTGGCGAGCAGCGGCGCGACCGGGAACGGGATGTGCAGGCTGCGCTGCAGGCGGGCGAGCAGGAAGCCGGCGACGCCGGCGATCGACATCTGCGCGAGCGAGAGCTGGCCGACGTAGCCGACCAGGACGACGAACGACAGGCAGACGACCGCGCCGGCGAGGCTGCGCTCCAGGCCGAGCCGGTAGGTGCCCTGCAGGAGGAACAGCGCGCCGACCCCGACGGCGACGCCGACGAGCAGCGTGAGCGCCGACCGGCGCGCGCCGATCGGCGGGCTGACCGGTGGCAGCCGGGCGGTGGCCGCGGCGGCCGAGACCCGGCCCGGCACCAGCTGCCCGCGCGAGACGGCGACCCCGATGAGCAGCAGCAGCGGCAGCAGCGCGCGCAGGCCCGGCTGGTCGAGCCAGCTCACGTCCCGCTGGACCTGCAGCAGCGCCGACTGGGCCATGCCGAGCGCGAGCGCGCCCGCCACGGTCGCGCCGAACGACGACAGGCCACCGAGCAGCGCCGCCGCGAGCGCGGGCACGACGAACAGCGAGTACGTCGTCGGGTTGAGGGCCGAGACCGGCGCGATCAGGATGCCGGCCGCCGCCGCCAGCACCGCGGCCACCACCCAGTTCGCGGCGGCGATCAGCTCGGTGCGGTAGCCCCACAGCGCCACCGTGTCCGCGTCGGCGGCTACGGCCCGGGTGGCGAGCCCGAACCGGGTCCAGCGGGAGACCGCCCACAGCACCAGCCCGGCGGCGACCGCGAGCGCGGCGAGCAGCAGCCGGTCGCTGGGGACCGTCGTGCCGAACACCTTGACGGGCTTCTGGGTCAGCACCGGATCGAGGAACCGGCTGTCCGTACCCGACGACCCGGAGACGAACTGGATCACGGCCACCGCCTGCAGCGCGATCATCAGCCCGACGGCGGCCACGACGGCGGTCATCGGCGGCGCGGAGCGCAATGGCCGGAACACCAGCAGATAAGCGATGAGCCCGAACAGCCCGGCGAGCGCCAGCGAGACGGTGAACGCGAGGGTGAATGACGGGTGGTCGGTCAGATGAATTCGTGGTGGCACGCCGACGATGGGAAAGACGATGTCGCCGACCTCACGCAGCTCGGCGTACTGGTACGTCGCGTACATGGCGAAGGCACCATGCGCGACGTTGACCACGCCAGATGCCCGATAGGTCAGCACAAGACCGAGCCCGAGTGCTGCGTACACGGCCCCGGTGCCAAGCCCGAGAACCAACGCGGCTAGATACGTGGACACACCAGTCCCCAAGCTCGACTCGACCGCGCCCGGCTGCCGACGGGAGTGTAGCTTCCTGGGCGTGATCCGTTTTGCGCGTGTTCTCGCGGCTGGCTGCGTAGCGCTGGTGATGGTTCTCGCCGGGTGTACGAGCGAACGCGGAGGGGGTTCGTCGGACGGCGGGACGAACGGCACGCCCGCGGCCCAGCCGACCGGGGCACCCCTGCTGCTCGGCTACGTGACCCAGGAGAACAGCGCGGTCGGCTCGTTCCCGGAGACCCGGATCGCCGCGCAGGCGGCCGCCGCGTACGCGAACTCGGACCTGAACGGGGTCAAGGGCCGGCCGATCAAGCTGGTGACCTGCGCGACGAACGGCTCGCCCGAGTCGTCGCAGGACTGCGCGAACAAGCTCGTCTCGCAGCACCCGGTCGCCGTCGTAGGCGGGATCGACGTCGGCGCCGAGGCGGCGATGGACGTCTACAAGAACGCCGGCATCCCGTACGTGAGCGGCTCACCGCAGCTCAACGGGGAGCTCAACTCGACGAACTCGTTCTCGCTGACCGGCGGCACCGCGGCCGAGCTGCTCGGCATCACCGACTACCTCACGTCGGTGAAGAAGGTCCACAGCGTGCACGCGCTGTACGTCGACCTGTCCGGGCTGCTCTCCATCGCGATCGACTACTCGAAGCGGATTCTGAACAAAAAGGGTGTGACGGACGTCACACTCACGTCGGAGAAGGCTGACGCCGCCGACTTCGCCCCGGCGCTCAGCAACGCGGCCAAGGGCAACCCCGACGCGATCGTCGTCGTGTTCCAGGCGCAGGCCTGCGCCCGCATCGTCCAGGCGGCGAGCGCGCTCAACATCAAGACACCGATGTACCTGATCGGTTCCTGCGCGAGCCCCGCCGTCGCCAGGGCGGCCGGCGGGCACACCGACAACCTGGTGTTCGCCTCCGGCTACGTGCCGGCGACCGACGGGGACAAGGACGCCGCCGCGGCTGCGTTCGCCAAGCGGGTGCCGGCCGAGCAGCGGACGTCCGGTTCGGAGGGCTCGTTCTCGGCGGTGCTGGTGGTCCGCAACCTGCTCGAGACCCTGCCGGACCCGACGCCGGCGGCGCTGACCACCACGCTGCGGGCGACCACGGAGTACCCGAACGTCATGGCGCACCCGTTCACCTGCGACGGCAAGCAGATCGTGATCCTGCCGTCGATCTGCAACTCCGCCGTGCGCCTGCTCACCTGGAACGGCAACGGCTTCACCGACCTCA of the Pseudofrankia saprophytica genome contains:
- a CDS encoding ABC transporter substrate-binding protein — its product is MIRFARVLAAGCVALVMVLAGCTSERGGGSSDGGTNGTPAAQPTGAPLLLGYVTQENSAVGSFPETRIAAQAAAAYANSDLNGVKGRPIKLVTCATNGSPESSQDCANKLVSQHPVAVVGGIDVGAEAAMDVYKNAGIPYVSGSPQLNGELNSTNSFSLTGGTAAELLGITDYLTSVKKVHSVHALYVDLSGLLSIAIDYSKRILNKKGVTDVTLTSEKADAADFAPALSNAAKGNPDAIVVVFQAQACARIVQAASALNIKTPMYLIGSCASPAVARAAGGHTDNLVFASGYVPATDGDKDAAAAAFAKRVPAEQRTSGSEGSFSAVLVVRNLLETLPDPTPAALTTTLRATTEYPNVMAHPFTCDGKQIVILPSICNSAVRLLTWNGNGFTDLTGNWIDGRKLVDLVS
- a CDS encoding ABC transporter permease, giving the protein MSTYLAALVLGLGTGAVYAALGLGLVLTYRASGVVNVAHGAFAMYATYQYAELREVGDIVFPIVGVPPRIHLTDHPSFTLAFTVSLALAGLFGLIAYLLVFRPLRSAPPMTAVVAAVGLMIALQAVAVIQFVSGSSGTDSRFLDPVLTQKPVKVFGTTVPSDRLLLAALAVAAGLVLWAVSRWTRFGLATRAVAADADTVALWGYRTELIAAANWVVAAVLAAAAGILIAPVSALNPTTYSLFVVPALAAALLGGLSSFGATVAGALALGMAQSALLQVQRDVSWLDQPGLRALLPLLLLIGVAVSRGQLVPGRVSAAAATARLPPVSPPIGARRSALTLLVGVAVGVGALFLLQGTYRLGLERSLAGAVVCLSFVVLVGYVGQLSLAQMSIAGVAGFLLARLQRSLHIPFPVAPLLATAVAAAVGLLLGFVARRVRGIDLAVITLAAGVAIQEAVFANPLITGGLAGSKVPAPKVFGLDFGVAGRGFPRVQYGLLSLVVLAACCYGVVRLRGSRFGRQMLAVRANERAASAAGVDVRRTKVLAFGISAGIAGLGGCLIGYGQGTLSFDSFGVTASLFFLAVVAVGGVTTVSGALAAGLLVPGGLLFTALDDVAGLGTYQSLICGLAVVVFAVLRPAGLAYRRPATPAVAGAHRAGRGGARSGGARGGPAPRRPGSWTGPLRRPDPPAGAVPAVPAGEPSAPGDRRPGTGVTGGATPEGDAR
- a CDS encoding dihydrofolate reductase family protein gives rise to the protein MAKVLYSATMSLDGFIAGPGGDMSWLAEFLVEDPFIDDLVSRIKVILAGRRTFDGDDPNRGTDKEGAFQGAWQGPQVVLTHRPPATPVPGVTFVDDLGRAVAAAKEAAGDGYVNVLGADVARQCLEAGHVDEILVFVAPILLGDGTRLFAHPGGATVKLEPIQAASLPTASWLWLRVVG
- a CDS encoding ATP-binding cassette domain-containing protein, whose protein sequence is MSGSLPNMGALVAPERGLAVDGLTVRYGRVTVVDDVSFVVPAGTIIGLIGPNGAGKTTLIDAITGFVPGSDTDGSILLDGARIESLPPHERFRRGLARTFQSLELFEDLSVSENLAVAGGAAAGGPTSSAASSQLASAVSATVGPATTGPITIGPATGPLAIGAAITDGIARAGRGGVELAAVANRLPDTLTHDERAALAFGRALAGRPRAVLLDEPAAGLDAPGRATLSTRLRALAAAGIGVLLIDHDVELVFSVCDEVVVLDGGRVVAQGPPERVRVHPAVRTAYLGTGSDGADTPAPPRPRQPAASGDTTPARPGSAAARALPPVLLDVDRVVGRYGGRRRGVLAIAGGAAPAGAPVVRDVSLTVSPGEIVALLGPNGAGKTTLIRMISGLLPPVAGTVTLLGAPTRRAAPDKLARRGLAVVPQGHGSVPTLTVRENLRLAVRHPAPRGAAGAGWPVPDAAAGPAKGTGASAGVGPSDGERTRSADATPSIGAQRAGDRIAAVLDLFPALRALLGRPAGALSGGERQQLALALALVRRPALLLVDEFSFGLAPGIVPPLLAALRRVADETGLGVLLVEQHVSLALRVADRAYVLDRGRIALHEDAAHLAAHPELIEESYFGGTAQPTG
- a CDS encoding transcriptional regulator, coding for MVAELAAAEISAAMGYPITPADFGWRGEQRTRHDLELSIAGSPQETLGILAGLSGRDVHRGGLLPEIPAFTATAFAQPALSSLTGIVARVEQASPSSPDRGQDPLDRGQDRARDSGDPTTSAAMIREVTASFRKLDARLGSREIRSHAVTFLHDRLRAVKNGPTSADLCGAFGDLAQFSGWLSQECEHQALAQRYYIQALGLAEHAGDAMLAGRVLAAMSDQTAWLGHPRQSLALAITALDRAGPAATPLVAAMLHDKHAWALARTGDEGGCMAALRELEKAVSRATPGDGPVWASHYNAGDVAECQGHCLRLLGRPAQAERSLVESRALQDPARVRSRAYGEADLALAFLQRPAPDLEGALEAAYHAVTLASGLSSARITAKLRELDNAFAEHRTLATQRWRRAAAPLLAGGRHRQAAKPVPAGADLSSTAPK